Proteins encoded by one window of Vitis vinifera cultivar Pinot Noir 40024 chromosome 10, ASM3070453v1:
- the LOC100852860 gene encoding transcription factor bHLH162: MESNPSSSRTDRKTIERNRRNHMKSLYSKLNSLVPHQTSREAITLPDQLDEAANYIKRLQEKLEKMKERKDNLMGFERPNTSPNSGAMVGLKPPQIDIHEKGSALEVVLITGLDFQFMFNETIRVLHEEGAEIVNASFSVVDDTVFHTIHAQVEGPVLGHGAARISERLKKFVF, translated from the exons ATGGAGAGCAATCCTAGTTCATCTAGAACTGATAGAAAAACTATAGAGAGGAATAGGAGAAATCACATGAAGTCCCTCTACTCCAAGCTCAATTCTCTTGTACCCCATCAAACCTCAAGG GAAGCCATCACACTGCCTGATCAACTGGATGAAGCAGCAAACTACATAAAGAGATTAcaggaaaaattggagaaaatgaaggagaGGAAGGACAACTTAATGGGATTTGAAAGGCCGAACACAAGTCCTAACAGTGGAGCCATGGTGGGATTAAAACCACCACAGATTGATATTCATGAAAAGGGTTCTGCTCTGGAGGTAGTTCTGATAACTGGGTTGGATTTCCAGTTCATGTTCAATGAGACCATTCGTGTGCTTCATGAAGAAGGTGCTGAGATCGTCAATGCCAGTTTTTCTGTTGTTGATGATACAGTTTTCCACACAATACATGCACAG GTTGAAGGGCCTGTACTGGGTCATGGAGCTGCAAGGATATCCGAGAGACTAAAGAAGTTTGTTTTCTAA
- the LOC100260733 gene encoding eukaryotic translation initiation factor 3 subunit D encodes MVGGFEVGAVPFNPDGWGPPESASPHLPNHPINVPFAPFSRSDKLGRIADWTRTYNNPSRNPLRNPSDSVFDFTGDDSFGAGIAADEDSSFRLVDGKPPPRPKFGPKWRFQQQRQLPQRRDEEVEARKREAEKERARRDRLYNLNRSGGNNQRREAAVFKSSVDIQPEWNMLDQIPFSTFSKLSFSVPEPEDLLLCGALEFYDRSYDRVTPKNERRLERFKNRNFFKVTTTDDPVIRRLANEDKATVFATDSILSTLMCAPRSVYSWDIVIQRVGNKLFFDKRDGSQLDLLSVHETSQEPLPEAKEDINSAYSLSVEAAYINQNFSQQVLIRDGNKVTFEEPNPFANEGEEVASVAYRYRRWKLDDDMYLVARCEVQSVVEVNKQRSFLTLNALNEFDPKYSGVDWRQKLETQRGAVLATELKNNANKLAKWTAQALLASADLMKLGYVSRVHPRDHFNHVILAVVGYKPREFAAQINLNTTNMWGIIKSIVDLCMKLNEGKYVLVKDPSKPQVRIYEVPADAFENDYVEEPLPEDEQVQPPAEEANGGEANAAITDVEEKEVTAEA; translated from the coding sequence ATGGTCGGCGGCTTCGAGGTGGGTGCTGTTCCCTTCAACCCCGACGGATGGGGGCCGCCGGAATCAGCCTCTCCTCATCTTCCCAACCACCCCATCAACGTCCCCTTTGCCCCCTTCTCCCGCTCGGATAAGCTTGGCCGCATCGCTGACTGGACTCGCACCTACAACAACCCATCTCGCAATCCTCTCCGCAACCCCTCCGATTCCGTTTTCGACTTCACTGGCGATGATTCTTTCGGCGCGGGCATCGCGGCTGACGAGGACTCCTCCTTCCGCCTCGTCGACGGAAAGCCTCCTCCGCGCCCCAAGTTCGGCCCCAAGTGGCGCTTCCAGCAGCAGCGACAGCTTCCCCAGCGTCGCGACGAGGAAGTTGAGGCACGGAAGCGCGAAGCCGAGAAGGAGCGGGCTCGCCGGGACCGCCTCTATAACCTCAACCGCTCTGGGGGTAACAACCAGCGACGCGAAGCGGCGGTATTCAAATCGTCGGTGGATATTCAGCCTGAATGGAACATGCTGGATCAGATCCCTTTTTCGACCTTTTCGAAGCTCTCGTTCTCTGTGCCTGAGCCGGAGGATCTTCTTCTCTGTGGAGCATTGGAGTTCTATGATCGATCTTACGATCGTGTTACTCCGAAAAATGAGCGCCGGCTTGAGCGTTTCAAGAACCGGAATTTCTTCAAGGTTACCACCACTGATGATCCGGTGATTCGCCGACTTGCCAATGAGGATAAAGCAACCGTCTTTGCCACTGATTCAATACTTTCAACCTTAATGTGCGCCCCCAGATCGGTTTATTCTTGGGATATTGTGATTCAGCGAGTTGGGAATAAGTTGTTCTTTGACAAGAGAGACGGGTCCCAGCTCGATTTGCTTTCCGTACACGAGACCTCTCAGGAGCCCCTACCGGAGGCCAAGGAAGATATCAATTCTGCTTATTCTCTGAGTGTGGAGGCTGCATATATTAATCAGAATTTCTCGCAGCAGGTTTTGATTAGAGATGGGAATAAGGTGACTTTCGAAGAACCAAACCCGTTTGCTAATGAGGGTGAAGAGGTTGCTTCGGTTGCCTATAGGTATAGGCGGTGGAAGCTTGATGATGATATGTATCTTGTTGCTCGGTGTGAGGTTCAGAGTGTTGTTGAGGTTAATAAGCAGAGGTCATTCTTAACCCTGAATGCTCTTAATGAATTTGATCCCAAGTATTCCGGTGTTGATTGGAGGCAGAAGTTGGAGACCCAGAGGGGTGCTGTTTTGGCTACTGAGTTGAAGAACAACGCCAATAAGTTGGCTAAGTGGACTGCACAAGCGCTGTTGGCAAGTGCGGATTTGATGAAGTTGGGGTATGTGTCCAGGGTTCACCCCCGTGATCATTTTAACCATGTGATACTGGCTGTTGTTGGATATAAGCCTAGGGAGTTTGCAGCCCAAATTAACTTGAATACTACAAATATGTGGGGCATAATAAAGTCTATTGTAGACTTGTGCATGAAATTGAACGAGGGGAAATATGTTCTAGTGAAGGATCCATCCAAGCCACAAGTGAGGATTTACGAGGTTCCTGCTGATGCATTCGAGAATGATTATGTGGAAGAGCCCTTGCCAGAGGATGAACAAGTGCAACCTCCTGCGGAGGAGGCAAATGGTGGGGAGGCAAATGCAGCCATTACTGATGTTGAAGAGAAGGAAGTTACTGCTGAAGCTTAA
- the LOC100260626 gene encoding non-classical arabinogalactan protein 31, giving the protein MKCFVVSLLLLSCFTTVFGEEAEAIIDGALPPHHRGGSYPPVEAPAPSHHHHHHHHHHHHQPPTHPPVHPPTRPPTHLPPTHPPHHPPAHYPPSPPPMHPPVHVPSHPPTHPPVHVPSHPPVHPPMHPPTRPPVHAPGHPPAHPPIHFPPRSLVAVQGVVYCKACKYRGIDTLLGASPLLGATVKLQCNNTKYPLVVLGKTDKNGYFFIQAPKKITTFGAHKCKVSLVSSSSPTCNLATDLHFGLKGAILRPEKPPAGLPPPPYVTFSVGPFAFEPAKKVECPR; this is encoded by the exons ATGAAGTGTTTTGTGGTGTCTCTGCTCTTGCTGAGCTGCTTCACCACTGTTTTTGGTGAAGAGGCTGAGGCTATCATCGATGGTGCGCTTCCACCGCACCACCGTGGTGGCTCTTACCCCCCGGTAGAAGCCCCCGCTCCCagtcaccaccaccaccaccaccaccaccatcaccatcaccaacCCCCTACTCACCCTCCTGTTCACCCTCCCACTCGCCCACCAACTCATCTTCCTCCCACTCACCCACCGCATCACCCTCCCGCTCATTATCCTCCCAGCCCCCCTCCGATGCACCCACCAGTTCATGTTCCAAGCCACCCTCCAACTCACCCACCAGTTCATGTCCCTAGCCACCCACCAGTTCATCCTCCTATGCACCCTCCAACTCGCCCACCAGTTCATGCTCCTGGCCATCCCCCCGCACACCCGCCAATTCATTTCCCCCCTAGGAGTCTTGTGGCTGTGCAAGGTGTTGTTTACTGCAAGGCCTGCAAGTATAGAGGGATTGATACCCTTTTGGGAGCTTCACCACTTTTGG GTGCCACTGTGAAACTACAATGCAACAACACCAAGTACCCACTCGTCGTACTAGGCAAAACAGACAAAAATGGCTACTTCTTCATCCAAGCCCCAAAGAAGATAACCACGTTTGGAGCCCACAAGTGCAAGGTGTCTCTAGTTTCATCATCCTCGCCTACATGCAACCTAGCAACTGATCTTCACTTCGGATTGAAGGGTGCGATTCTGAGGCCCGAGAAGCCACCTGCTGGGCTCCCACCCCCTCCATATGTTACCTTCTCGGTCGGACCATTTGCCTTTGAGCCTGCCAAAAAAGTCGAGTGCCCCCGCTGA
- the LOC100262292 gene encoding VQ motif-containing protein 4, with protein sequence MENSPKPLEGQNPSLIPSPNSHSTNSSSSSSSNSNGLHHPPTPKPITRSESNPYPTTFVQADTSSFKQVVQMLTGSSETAKQASASKPVSDPRTHIPPIKTGAKKQPGFKLYERRNSLKNLKLSPLIPGFVQNNSGFSPRKPEILSPSMLDFPALVLSPVTPLIPDPFNRSPMNSCSSSASANANLDSEAEEKAIAEKGFFLHPSPATTPRDSEPRLLSLFPVTSPRVPGSSTSS encoded by the coding sequence ATGGAAAACTCGCCAAAACCTCTGGAAGGGCAGAACCCAAGTCTCATACCATCTCCAAACAGCCACAGCACCAACAGTAGCAGCAGCAGTAGCAGCAACAGCAATGGACTCCACCACCCGCCAACTCCCAAACCTATTACCCGATCCGAATCGAATCCTTACCCGACAACCTTCGTTCAAGCAGACACCTCCTCCTTCAAGCAAGTGGTCCAAATGCTCACCGGATCCTCTGAGACAGCCAAACAGGCCTCGGCTTCCAAACCAGTCTCCGATCCGAGGACCCATATTCCTCCCATCAAAACGGGGGCCAAGAAGCAACCAGGGTTCAAGCTCTACGAGAGGAGGAACAGCCTCAAGAACCTCAAGCTCAGTCCTCTCATACCTGGGTTTGTTCAGAACAATTCTGGATTTTCTCCGCGGAAGCCCGAGATACTCTCTCCTAGCATGCTTGATTTTCCGGCTCTGGTTTTAAGTCCGGTGACGCCGTTGATACCTGACCCGTTTAATAGATCTCCCATGAATTCTTGTAGTTCTTCTGCTTCTGCTAATGCAAATTTGGATTCTGAAGCTGAGGAGAAGGCGATCGCAGAGAAAGGCTTTTTCTTGCATCCATCGCCGGCGACGACCCCGAGGGACTCCGAGCCTCGGCTTTTGTCTCTGTTTCCGGTGACTTCCCCCAGAGTTCCAGGTTCTTCGACTTCTTCTTGA